The stretch of DNA GATGAACCGCCGGTAACGCGGCAAATCCGCCCACCGATCGGCGTCTACATCCGATGCGTCCTGGCCGTGCGCTCCGGCGAGCAAGGTGTAACCCCATTCCGGTCGCACGGGGCCGCTCAGCCACAACAGGGCATCGGCGCCCGAGCGCGACGTCACGTTGAGCAGCGCCTCACCCGCGTGTTCGGGCGTGGGCCTCCGCGTCACCAGGTTGATGACACCACCAAGCGCCGACGGACCATACAGCGCCGAGGCTGCGCCCTTGATCACTTCCACCTGCTGCAGATCCATCGGGGGAATCTGAAGCAAGCCAAGCGACGCGACCTGGGTGCCGTTGATGGGCAGGCCATCGGTCAACACCGAGGTGAACCTTCCGGGCATACCCTGCACTCGCACGGACGCCGCGCCCAACGCCGGCGCGGTGGGCTGCAACCGGATGCCGCTGGTCTCGTTGAGCAGCATCACGATGTCGCCAGGCGTCATCAAGAGCTTTTCTTCGATCTCCTCTCGCACCACCACTTCCACCCGTGTGGCCTGGTCCGACGCCAGCCGCCCGCTTCGCGTGGCGGTGACGATGACCTCTTCCTCCACTTCCAGATCCTCTTCGAGTTCCACAATCAGTGGCGGCGACGTGGCGCCCACCGCCTGCGAGAACGGCATCAGACCTTCGCGACTCACCACAAGCGTGCACCCGGCTGCCGGCACCGGCACGGTGGCGCGGCCCTGCGCGTCCGTCTCCACCTTCGCCGCTGCGCACGTCACCACCGCCCCGGCCACCGGCGCGTCGTCGTGCCGAACGGTCACGAGTACGGGGGTCAGTTGGGTTCCTATGGCAATTGCGACGACGAGAATTGGAAACATTGCTGACTATCGTAATGCGATACGATTCGGGCGATGCGGCGGCGCTCCTCATGGACATTGATCGCGGCCTTCCTGCTGCTTGTTGCGCGGCCGGCGGGGTTCGCGCAGGACGCGGCGCCCGCCCGCTCTCCGCGCAACGCTTCCTACCAGTTGCTGGCCACACTCGACCCTGAGTCGCACACGATTCACGGCTCAGGCCGCGTCATCTGGCGCAACATCACCACAGTTCCAGCCAACGACCTGCGCTTCCATCTCTATTGGAACGCATGGCGCGACGCGAATTCGTCGTGGATGCGCGAACAGCGTCTGGGGCGCAGCTCGGCGCTCACCCGCCGACCAGCCGACCAGAGCGGCTCGATCGAAATCATTTCCATGGTCGCTCGCGGCACAGACCTGCGACCCAAGGCTACGTTTGTCGCGCCAGACGACGGCAATGCTGATGACCGGACGGTGCTGTCGGTGCCGCTCGATCGACCGGTGCTGCCGGGCGAGACGATTGACATCGATATCGCATGGACCTCGCGCGTGCCCGTAACATTCGCGCGCACTGGACGCCTCGGCCAGTACTACTTCATCGCTCAGTGGTTCCCGAAACTCGGCGTCTTCCAGAACAACGGCGAATGGAACGCGCACCAGTTCCACGCCGCCACCGAGTTCTTCTCGGACTTCGGCACATACGACGTCGCGTTGACCGTGCCGAAGGGCTGGACGGTGGGCGCCACGGGCGTGGCGTCGCCCGTCCTGCCCGGCGCCGAAGGCCAGGACACGCATCGGTTTGTGGCTGACGACGTCCATGACTTCGCGTGGACGACGAGCCCGAACTTCGTTGAACACGTCGAACGCTTTGAGCATCCGGGGCTGCCGCCTGTGACCATGCGCCTGCTGTTGCAGCGCGAGCACGCCAAGCAGGCCGAGCGCCATTTCGTCGCCACACGTGCCGCGTTGCGGTATTACGGGGAGTGGTTTGGGCCATACCCGTACTCCCACATCACCATTGTCGATCCCGTCACGCCGGTGAACCCTGACGAGCAGGGCGGATCCACGGGTGGGATGGAATACCCGATGCTGTTCACGGCGGGCACGCGCAACTGGGCGCCGCTCGACGGTTCACAACCCGAGAGCGTCACCATCCACGAAGCCGGACACCAATTCTGGTACGGCATCGTCGCCACAAACGAGTTTGAACATGCGTGGATGGACGAAGGGCTGAACACCTACGCAACCGCACGGGTGATCGATGAAGCCCTGCCAAACAAGTTCGTGACGGTGGAACGCTACTTCGGCGGATTCGTGCCCTGGGCGTTCACTGATGTCAGGTGGTCGCGGGCCATTGATGGCAACCGGTTGAACGCCTACCGGCCTGTGGCCACGTACGACACGCAGTCCACGCCGACATGGCGCTACTGGCCGGGCAGCGCCAGCCAGATTTCCTACAACAAGACCGCGCTCTGGCTGGCCACGCTTGAACGTTACCTCGGCTGGGAGACGATGCAGCGGGTGCTGGCCACGCATTTTTCACGAGGCGCGTTCCGGCACCCGACGCCTGAGGAGTTTTTTGCGATCGCCAGCGAGGTGGCGGGCGCAGATCTGACGTGGTTCTTCGACGCGACCGTTCGCAGCAGTGCGGCGTTTGATTACGCGGTGACGCAGGTGACCAATACGCCGGCGGCCGATGGGTTCGAATCCGTGGTGGTCGTGCGCCGCCTGCAGGATGGCGTCTTCCCGCTGACCATCAAGCGCACCTATGCGGACGGCACGACGGACATGACCGCGTGGGACGGCCAGAACCGATGGGAGGCGATCGTCGATCACGGCCCGTCGCCGATCGTGCGCGTGGAGGTCGATCCGAACCGCATCCTGATGCTCGACCTGAATTACACGAACAACTCGTGGACGGCGACACCACAAGCGCCCGCGGCTGCACGCAGGTGGTCGTTGCGCTGGATGGGCTGGCTGCAGGAAGTGATGCTGACGTATGCGTTCTTCTCCTGACGTGAAAACGACCTCAGAGGTCGTTTCCGCTAAGCCGGGTCCGGAAACGACCTCTGAGGTCGTTTTCACCCCGAGGGCGACCGCCCTGGGTGCTTTTTTAGAAGGGTGGCGCCGGGCGCTCGCCGCGCCTGCCATCACGCTGGGCGTGCTGGCCGCGCTGTTCCTGATGGCGTTGCCGCTGGGGCTCGCGCTGCGCGGCATGCTTGTCGAACACCTGGGCCCCAGCGTGGTCGCTGAGCGCGCGGCGTGGGGATGGGAGGCGGGATGGGCGGCCGAATTTGCCGCGCAGGCGCAGGGACTGGGGCGCACGTTCACGCACGAGATCCTGGGGTTCGGCGGAACCCTCTCGATCATCGGCGGGTTCTTTGACGCCAAGCCGCTGCCCCCGGTGGTGGCCGGCGCGGCGGCAGCCTACGCGGTGTTGTGGATCTTCCTCTCGGGAGGCATCCTCGATCGATTCGCGCGCGCGCGTCCGGTGCGCACGGCGGCGTTTTTTGCCTCGTGCGGCGTGTTCTTCTGGCGGTTCCTCCGCCTCGGTGTGATGGTGGGCGCCGCGTACTGGGCGCTGTTCGCGTGGCTGCATCCGTTCCTGTTCGGGACGTTGTGGAACTCGTGGACGGCCGGCATGACCACTGAACGTGAAGCCATGGCAGTGCGCGCGGGACTGTACCTGGTCTTTGCTCTCGCGCTCGCGCTGGTGAGCCTCATCGCCGACTACGCCAAAGTGCGCGCGGTGGTGGAAGACCGCCGGAGCATGATCAGCGCGCTGGGCGCGTCGATGCGATTCCTCCGCCGCCGCCCGTTCCGGGTCTTCGGCCTGTATCTGCTCAGCGCGCTCGCATCCATCGTGGTGGTGCGCGTGTGGTTCACCGCCGCTCCGTCGGCATGGGCCTCGGTGCCGGTCGCGTTCCTTCTGACGCAGGTGTACCTGTTGTTTCGGGTGTGGGCGAAACTGGCGTGGATGGCGGGCGAGGTGGTGTTCTTCCAGGGCGAACTGGCGCACGCCACCTACACGGCGGCGCCCCTGCAGATGTGGCCCGACTCTCCGGCAGCCGAGGCGATCGAGAATCTCGTCTCCAGGACCCGCTGAGATGTTTCACACGAGGCATGAAGGTCTGAAGGAACCCGGCTGTAGAATTTCTTATGTTTTCTAAACGTGCAAATGTGCTCGTTCAATGGTTGCGGGACCGCGCGGAGGCCGCCGGGGCCCACGGGTTTGTGCTTGGCCTGAGCGGCGGTATTGACTCGGCGGTGGTCGCCCGGCTGTGCCAGATGGCCACGCCCAATCGCGTGCTCGGCGTCATCCTGCCGTGTTACAGCCATGCGCAGGATGAAGCGGACGCCTATGTCATGGCGGATGCCTTTGGCATCCCCACCGCGAAGGTGGATCTGTCGGGCCCCTTCGACGCGCTCACCGGCGAACTGCACGCGGCCATCAAGAACCTGCCGCGCACGGTGCACGTGACCGACATCAAACAGCAGATGCCGGAGGCGAATATCAAGCCGCGCCTGCGAATGACGTCGCTGTATTTCATCGCCAACTCGCTGAACTACCTGGTGGCCGGCACCGGCAATCGCAGCGAACTGACCCTGGGCTACTTCACGAAATACGGCGACGGCGGCTGCGACGTATTGCCCATCGGCGCGCTGCTCAAGAGCGAAGTGCGCTCACTGGCCAAAGAACTCAGTGTGCCCAAGGCCATCATCAACAAGCCCCCGTCAGCCGGCCTCTGGATCGGCCAGACGGACGAAGCCGAAATGGGCTTCAGCTACGACACGCTCGAGAAGTACCTGACGGAAGGGCCTTCGGCGGTGCCGCCGGAAACGGCCGCACGGATCGAGACGCTGCGGCGCACGTCGGACCACAAGCGCGCCACTCCGCCGATCGCACCTCCCGAAACTGAGAAGTGATCGCCTAGCGCGCGCCATGAGAGCGCCGCGGCTCCGCCCCGCCCTCGACCGTCCCCTTCGCCGCATTCACCAGCGCCACCGCCGCGTAGCCCTGCGCCACTTCGCCCTTGCGGCCGACACGGGCGAACGCGTGGCCCATGGCTTCCAGTTTCTCAAGCAGCGATCGCGGGATGCGGTCTTCAATCTGCACGCGTGAGCCGGTGGCCGTGCTGCCGATGAGCATCCGCGGCGCCTCGATGGCGCGCTGCGCCCCCATCCCGCCATCCACCACGTTCAGGATGATGTTGTAGACCGAGGCCGGAATCCACGCATTGCCGGCCGCGCCCACCGCCAGCCGCGGCGTGAAGCCCTGAATGCCGTAGCGCCCCGGGTCACCTTCGCTTGGCGCGAACACGAGGGTCGGGACGCTCGTGGATGACGCACGCTGCAATGGCAGCATCGATCCGTACCCGGTGCCCCGCCCACCGCGGAAGTGGTCGTTGTAGAGGAACCCCAGGCCCTTCGAAACGTAGAAGTTGCCACCCCAAGTGGAAAGCGTCTGCGTCACCGCCACCATGTTGCCCTCGGCATCTGCCGCAGCAAATGACGTGGTGCCCGTCTGGATGCCGGGGCCGGCCACACCATCGGCCACCGCTCGATCAAACGCTTCGTAGTAATTGCCGGCCGCTTGTCCCAGCGGCGTGGGCGCCCCGCCGCGCCCTCGGCCACCCTGCGCCACGTACGCCTTCTGGGGGTTGATGAGTTTGTACCGCTCGAGCGCGTGGCCCGGTTGCAGGTGGTTCCCGAGGTCAATCGGCCACCTCTCCGGATCGGCGATCTGCACGCCGCCGTCGCGCACACGCCACGCCTCAATGACGTGGTGCAGATACTCCGCATCGGTCGTGTAGGTCGCACCAGGCTTCGGCGTGTAGTTGTCCAGAATCTGAAGTGTTTCGATCAGTTGCGCCCCTGTCGGAACAGGTGGCGGCGCCGAATACACGGCATGGCCGCGATACCGCCCTTCAAGCGGCTTCCTCTCCATGGCGCGGTACTGCGCCAGATCTTCGAGCGAGATGATGCCGCCATTCGCGGCCATGTCCTCGGCGATCCTGCGCGCGATGGATCCGCGGTAAAACGACTGGCCGCCCTCCTTCGCCAGCACCTTCAGGGTCTCGGCATAGTCCTTGTTGATGAAGCGATCGCCCTTCTTCGGCACCTGGCCGCCGGGCAGATAGATCTTCGCCGCTTCGGGGTACTTGGAAAATCCCGCGCGGCCTTCCGCAATGGTCGTGGGCAGCGCCTCGTCGAGGATGTACCCGTTTTCCGCCAACTCGATCGCAGGCGCAAGCACCTGCTGCCACGTCACCTTCTTGCTGCCGTACTTCTGGAACAGCAGATCGAGACCCGCCACAACGCCGGGAATGTTCGCCACCGTCGGCCCGTCTCCAGCCGTGCGCTGGCCCGCCGCCGTGAAGATCTTCGGATTGTCGAACGTCGCCCGCACCGGCGTCATGTCCTTGTATTCGATGACCACCGGTTCGGTCATGCCCTTCAGAAACAGGATGGCCTGGCCGTCGCCGCCAATGCCCGACGCATCGGGCTCCACCACACCCAACGCAAACGACGTGGCCACGATGGCGTCAACGATGTTGCCGCCGAGTTCAATCATCCGGGCGCCGGCCGCCGACGCCAGCGGATGCCCCGACGCCACGACGCCGGTCTTTGTTTCGACGACCGGCTTGATGAGCGGCTGCTCGGCAACCATCGCATCCACAACGTCTTCCACCTCGCGAGCGGTGCGCGCGGCAAGCGCCGCGGGGCGATGCTTCGTGCGCAGCGCATCCCACGCCGCTGCGGATTCACCAGTCGAGTAATACAGCGACTTCAGCGTCTGCCACGCGCGGTCGAACTGGCTCACCCATCGGCCGGCTGCCGGCGTAGGCGCAGTCACACCGCGGACCTGATCGTCCACACGCCGCGGCGCCGCCACACGCCACAGTTGCAGCGTGTCGGCTTCCGCAAACGCGGCAGGCGCATCGTCATCATTCCGCACAGGATTGCCGTTGTAGCCGCCGGCTGCGGCAGCCACCGTCGCGATGGCCATCGTCTGCCCATCGGGCGACCAGGCGGAAGCGCCGGCTCGGCGCGACGCCAGCACCACGGGCAGCACAGGCGCCGCACCTCCGCCGCCGCGGGCCCCGCCAGGGCCGGCCGCACGACCCCGTGCCGGAGCCTCCACGCCGCCGGCAACTGCAGGCGCAGGCAGCTCGGTCACGAACGTGCCGGTACCAAGTCCCGCACGCGACGCCAGGTACGACACGCGCTGGTTGTCGGGCGCCCACGCAGGGAATCGCTCCTCACCGCCGCCCCTGGTCACGCGAACCAGGCGCGCGGTCTCCGTGCCGGAAGCCAGATCGCGTACGAACACGTCGGCCCGATCGCCGGGTTCCAGATCGCGCTCCGACACAAACACCACGCGCCGGCCATCTGGCGACACCTGCGCCTGCCACTCGGAGACGTCGTCGGGTGTGATCTTCACTGGCGCGCCGGAGCCGTCAGTCCCTATCGCGTGAATCTGCCATCGTCCTCCTGCAGGACGATGGGAGAAGACGAGGCGGCCGTCGCGCGTCCATGACGGCCAGCGTTCGTCGCCGGCGATCGAGGTGACCTTGCGCGCCGGTCCACCGGCGGCGGGCACAACATACAGGTCGTACGCACCGGCGACATCGGCCGAGAACGCGATGGTCTTGCCGTCGGGCGACCACGCGGGGTCCCGCTCGCTCACCCACTCGCCTCGAGTCGTGACAACACGTTTTTCGTCACGGCCGTCCGGGGTGATGGTCCAGAGTTCGTCGAGCCACGAGACGGCGAGACGCCGCCCATCGGGCGCGAAGGCCGGATCGCGCATGCCGCTGAGCGACGCGGGCGCCTGTGCGGAAAACGCAGTGACGGCAAACGCGGCCATGGCCGCGGTGACAACCAGGGGGGATGATCGACGCATCCCGGGATGATACTGCGCTTGTCTTCGCCGGGTCTGAAGACGGCCTCCGAGGACTCAGGCGCGAATAGCTCTGACGATCGCTGCGGCCGAAATGCCGTAACGGTCGAGGAGTTCGTCGGGTGGGCCGCTGCGGGGGATTTCGCGAACAGCGAGGCGCTGTACGCGGAAGCCCTGATCCCACACGGCTTCAGAGACCGCGTCGCCCAGGCCGCCGGCCGAGTAGTGATCTTCGACGGTGAACATGCGGCCGCCTGTCGCCTTGCCTGCGGCGATGAGGCCGTCGCGGTCGATCGGTTGAATGGAATACGCATCCACCACACGAATGGCGATGCCCTCCTTGGCCAGCAGTTCGTGCGCCTTGAGCGCTTCGAACAGCGTCACGCCCGCGCCCACGACCGTGGCCACGTCCTTGGCGCTCTGCCGCACAACCTTGGAGCCGCCGGCATGGAACTTCTCTTCGGGACCATAGATCACCGGGGTCTTGGGCCGCGAGCTGCGAATGTAGACGGGGCCGTGTGTGGCGGCCGCGACGGCCACGAGCCGCTCCGCGCAGACAGCATCCGACGGATAGAGGACCGTGCAATTGGGCACGCCGCGCGCCATCGACAGATCTTCAAGCGCCATCTGCGACGGGCCGTCTTCGCCAATCGACACGCCGGCGTGTGACCCGCACAGCTTGATGTTGAGCATCGAGATGCCGGCCATGCGGATGAAATCCGCGCCGCGCTCCAGGAAACACGCGAAGCTCGACGGGAACGCAATCGCGCCGCGCGAGGCCAGGCCCATCGCCGCGCCGATCATCGCCTGCTCGGCGATGAAGGTCTGGTAGAACCGCTCGGGATACAACTTCTCGAAGCGGTCACTGAACGTGGAGTTCTTCACATCGGCATCAAGGGCCACCACGCGGGCGTCGATCCCGCCAAGCGCGGCCAGCGCCGTGCCATAGGCCTCGCGAGTGGCCACCAGATCGCCCAGCGCGTACGCCGGTGCGGGCATCTGGGCCACAAAATCAGGCAGCGGCCCTTCCGAACGGCGCGTCGCCGGCTTCTTGATGATCGGGGCCGGGTCTGACGTGGGCACGTACTGGGCTTCGAGTTCGGCCACCGCGGCGTCTGCCTCGGCGCCCTTCTTGAGCGGCTTGCCGTGCCAGTTGTCCTTGTCCTCGAAGAGCGCCACGCCTTTGCCCTTGAGCGTCCGCGCCACGATCATCGTCGGCCGCCCGGTCATGCCACGCGCCTCGGCCAGTGCCGCGCGCAGTTCAGCCACGTCGTGACCATCCACGGTGATGGCATGCCACCCGAACGCGCGGTACCGTGCGGCGAAGGCGTCCACATCGTGCGCCCACTGCGTCGCCCGGCTCTGGCCGTACGCATTGACGTCGGTGATGGCGCACAAGTTGTCGAGCTGATGGTGCGCCGCCACCTGCGCGGCTTCCCACACAGACCCTTCGGCGGTTTCACCGTCGCCGAGCAGCACGTACGTCCGGTAATCGGACCCGATGCGCCGCGCGTTGAATGCGATGCCCACACCGGCGGCCAGGCCCTGGCCCAGCGACCCTGTCGCCACATCCACAAACGGCAAACGCGGGGTCGGATGGCCCTCGAGGTCCGAGGTGATCTTGCGCAACTGCATCACGTCTTCGCGCGGAAACGCGCCTGCGGCCGCCCAGGCGGCGTACAGAATCGGCGCGGCGTGCCCCTTCGACAGCACAAACCGGTCGGCCTCCGGGTGCTGGGGGTCTTTCGGATCGAACCGCAGTTCGTCGAAAAACAGCACGGACAGAATCTCTGCCGCCGACAGGCATGTCGTGGGATGTCCCGATCCCGCTTCGGTCGTGGACCGCACCGAATCGATGCGCAGTTGAGTAGCTAAGTTGTGGAGAACGGTGTTGGATGGGGGTGTCATCGCTGGCGAGCGTCAGTTTACTGTACGGCCGGGCAATTGTGATCGTGCGACCGACGCGGCCATAATCAGTTGATGGTCGTCCTGCGCGTTGGATCACTTGCCATCATGGCGCTCTGGATTGGCGGCCTGGCGACGTTGGCCCTGGTGGCGGCGCCGACGGAATTCGTCGAACGATTCCGGCATATCTCCTGGGCCCTTGGCGGTGCCTTGCTCGCGCTCCTCGCAGTACGCGCCCTGCTCGGACCTCGACCGCGGCGCCTGGCGATACAGGTCTGGCTTGTGATCGCCATGCTCCTGGCCAGCGCCTTCATCCTGACCAACGGCGCCATTGTCCTGACGCTCGGCGCCGGCCTCGCCGTCTTCTGGATTGAAACCAAAGACGGTTAACGGCCCTTGCGGGCCGCCAGCTTCTTTCCGGTCACCTTCCGCATCTGCCGCGTCAACGCATCAAACGCCTGCTGCACAGCCTTCGCGGGCGTCGCCGCTGACGATGACTTCCGTGTAACGACGAGTTCACCTGGCAGCGCGAGGGAAATCCGCACCTCAACAGCGTTGCCGCTGTGATGGTGCTTGTGGGGCAACTCCACCGACACATGGCATCCGACGATACGGCCATGGAGCGATCCGAGCTCGTCCACCCGCTCCGCGATCTCACGTTCGATCGACGCTGCCCGCCGCATGTTGAGAAACTTGATTTGTAGAGGAATGAGGGCCATGAACCTAGTTATACACTAGGGGATGCGGATGGCTGGCACGACCCACACCCTCACACTCATTCCCGGCGACGGCATCGGCCCTGAAGTGACGACCGCGGTCGTCAGAGTG from Acidobacteriota bacterium encodes:
- a CDS encoding HPF/RaiA family ribosome-associated protein, which codes for MALIPLQIKFLNMRRAASIEREIAERVDELGSLHGRIVGCHVSVELPHKHHHSGNAVEVRISLALPGELVVTRKSSSAATPAKAVQQAFDALTRQMRKVTGKKLAARKGR
- a CDS encoding transketolase, whose protein sequence is MTPPSNTVLHNLATQLRIDSVRSTTEAGSGHPTTCLSAAEILSVLFFDELRFDPKDPQHPEADRFVLSKGHAAPILYAAWAAAGAFPREDVMQLRKITSDLEGHPTPRLPFVDVATGSLGQGLAAGVGIAFNARRIGSDYRTYVLLGDGETAEGSVWEAAQVAAHHQLDNLCAITDVNAYGQSRATQWAHDVDAFAARYRAFGWHAITVDGHDVAELRAALAEARGMTGRPTMIVARTLKGKGVALFEDKDNWHGKPLKKGAEADAAVAELEAQYVPTSDPAPIIKKPATRRSEGPLPDFVAQMPAPAYALGDLVATREAYGTALAALGGIDARVVALDADVKNSTFSDRFEKLYPERFYQTFIAEQAMIGAAMGLASRGAIAFPSSFACFLERGADFIRMAGISMLNIKLCGSHAGVSIGEDGPSQMALEDLSMARGVPNCTVLYPSDAVCAERLVAVAAATHGPVYIRSSRPKTPVIYGPEEKFHAGGSKVVRQSAKDVATVVGAGVTLFEALKAHELLAKEGIAIRVVDAYSIQPIDRDGLIAAGKATGGRMFTVEDHYSAGGLGDAVSEAVWDQGFRVQRLAVREIPRSGPPDELLDRYGISAAAIVRAIRA
- a CDS encoding M1 family metallopeptidase; this encodes MRRRSSWTLIAAFLLLVARPAGFAQDAAPARSPRNASYQLLATLDPESHTIHGSGRVIWRNITTVPANDLRFHLYWNAWRDANSSWMREQRLGRSSALTRRPADQSGSIEIISMVARGTDLRPKATFVAPDDGNADDRTVLSVPLDRPVLPGETIDIDIAWTSRVPVTFARTGRLGQYYFIAQWFPKLGVFQNNGEWNAHQFHAATEFFSDFGTYDVALTVPKGWTVGATGVASPVLPGAEGQDTHRFVADDVHDFAWTTSPNFVEHVERFEHPGLPPVTMRLLLQREHAKQAERHFVATRAALRYYGEWFGPYPYSHITIVDPVTPVNPDEQGGSTGGMEYPMLFTAGTRNWAPLDGSQPESVTIHEAGHQFWYGIVATNEFEHAWMDEGLNTYATARVIDEALPNKFVTVERYFGGFVPWAFTDVRWSRAIDGNRLNAYRPVATYDTQSTPTWRYWPGSASQISYNKTALWLATLERYLGWETMQRVLATHFSRGAFRHPTPEEFFAIASEVAGADLTWFFDATVRSSAAFDYAVTQVTNTPAADGFESVVVVRRLQDGVFPLTIKRTYADGTTDMTAWDGQNRWEAIVDHGPSPIVRVEVDPNRILMLDLNYTNNSWTATPQAPAAARRWSLRWMGWLQEVMLTYAFFS
- the nadE gene encoding NAD(+) synthase, which encodes MFSKRANVLVQWLRDRAEAAGAHGFVLGLSGGIDSAVVARLCQMATPNRVLGVILPCYSHAQDEADAYVMADAFGIPTAKVDLSGPFDALTGELHAAIKNLPRTVHVTDIKQQMPEANIKPRLRMTSLYFIANSLNYLVAGTGNRSELTLGYFTKYGDGGCDVLPIGALLKSEVRSLAKELSVPKAIINKPPSAGLWIGQTDEAEMGFSYDTLEKYLTEGPSAVPPETAARIETLRRTSDHKRATPPIAPPETEK
- a CDS encoding gamma-glutamyltransferase, with product MRRSSPLVVTAAMAAFAVTAFSAQAPASLSGMRDPAFAPDGRRLAVSWLDELWTITPDGRDEKRVVTTRGEWVSERDPAWSPDGKTIAFSADVAGAYDLYVVPAAGGPARKVTSIAGDERWPSWTRDGRLVFSHRPAGGRWQIHAIGTDGSGAPVKITPDDVSEWQAQVSPDGRRVVFVSERDLEPGDRADVFVRDLASGTETARLVRVTRGGGEERFPAWAPDNQRVSYLASRAGLGTGTFVTELPAPAVAGGVEAPARGRAAGPGGARGGGGAAPVLPVVLASRRAGASAWSPDGQTMAIATVAAAAGGYNGNPVRNDDDAPAAFAEADTLQLWRVAAPRRVDDQVRGVTAPTPAAGRWVSQFDRAWQTLKSLYYSTGESAAAWDALRTKHRPAALAARTAREVEDVVDAMVAEQPLIKPVVETKTGVVASGHPLASAAGARMIELGGNIVDAIVATSFALGVVEPDASGIGGDGQAILFLKGMTEPVVIEYKDMTPVRATFDNPKIFTAAGQRTAGDGPTVANIPGVVAGLDLLFQKYGSKKVTWQQVLAPAIELAENGYILDEALPTTIAEGRAGFSKYPEAAKIYLPGGQVPKKGDRFINKDYAETLKVLAKEGGQSFYRGSIARRIAEDMAANGGIISLEDLAQYRAMERKPLEGRYRGHAVYSAPPPVPTGAQLIETLQILDNYTPKPGATYTTDAEYLHHVIEAWRVRDGGVQIADPERWPIDLGNHLQPGHALERYKLINPQKAYVAQGGRGRGGAPTPLGQAAGNYYEAFDRAVADGVAGPGIQTGTTSFAAADAEGNMVAVTQTLSTWGGNFYVSKGLGFLYNDHFRGGRGTGYGSMLPLQRASSTSVPTLVFAPSEGDPGRYGIQGFTPRLAVGAAGNAWIPASVYNIILNVVDGGMGAQRAIEAPRMLIGSTATGSRVQIEDRIPRSLLEKLEAMGHAFARVGRKGEVAQGYAAVALVNAAKGTVEGGAEPRRSHGAR